From the genome of Oncorhynchus kisutch isolate 150728-3 unplaced genomic scaffold, Okis_V2 scaffold4033, whole genome shotgun sequence:
CAGAAAAGTCAGGTGTAAAGTGGAGTTTAGGCGCAAGCATAATAATAAACAGGCAGATCAACAAAACGGTCATCTTGGTAGACTCCTTACCATTGAAGTGTAGGTGTAGGAGGCAAACATCTCCAAATGGCTCATCCGGTTGATGGCAGCTTCGCAATCGTGGTGATAGTTCTGGCGGATCTGAGACTCCATTTTGGCAGATTATCTTATATCTAAATGAACGGTACAAAAAAAAGGGTTTATTCGACTACCTTGCTATTATAGTTCAAGTAAGTGTTATGTTATCAATCCGGAATCTTCTTTAATGCGGGACGAAGGCAGAGGAGTTCCGTTCAATCACTGTTGAAGCAAGAACTTCTTCATGCGTCTTCTCAGACTTGTGAACTGGAAGGAGTCTTGTTCGCTCAATTTATACTTTCAAACCGAAAGCGTCAGTGAAATCACCCTCACAAAGCGTAGCCAATCACCTTTAGAATTTCAATAGGAATTTGGCGGATCTTTGATGACAATCCCGCTCCTCAGGACTgaatgtaacattgtgtgttCTCATGAATTCCTGCTAATCATATCGTTGGCCATCATTATTCAATAATTGTTTaatccaaataatgttgttgtcaAACCAGAAAAAATGAAGACTTGTTTTTGTGTTTTATGTCTTTCTTATTCCAGATTGTATACTTATGCTCTTATGTCAGATGATTTTGGAGTGAGTTAAAATATTTTATCTTAAAGAGAAGACTATTAATGTTAATCTGAGAGACTCTGATATTAcgttttattttgatccaaatgatatggaccctgatttaactttcattgttcatttgtttatctTTCATGGAAGATTCTTTATCCATAAAATGAAGTGGGCAAAGAACAACCCCCTCTTCACATTACTTAAGATagaatttaaatattattttgaaaagatcagtaaatgtaaaaacaaaaaagcaatataagacactcatatctccctcactatctttaaacaccaactgtcagagcaggtcACAGATCATtgaacctgtacatagcccatttgtaagtagcccatccaactacctcatccccatattgttacttatttTTTTGTCCTTTGCACCagcagtatctctacttccacattcttcttctgcacatctatcactccagtgttttattgctaaattgtaatcacATCGCCACTACGGCCAATGTATTGccctacctccctaatcttacctaatttgcacacactgtatatatatatatattttttctattgcgttattgactgtatgtttgtttattccatgtgtaactctgtgttattgtttgtgtcgcactgctttgctttatcttggccaggtcacaattgtaaatgagaacttgttctcaactggcctacctggttaaataaaggtgaagtaaaaACATTAAATAACAAGTGTTTAACTAATTGAAAAGGAATCTTGATATGTAATACccctgtctgttaggtttatgtactcttctttgtatatttttttgtattgttGTGGTCATAATAATTAATATATATAAATGACTATCCCACTCATACACTGAAGCAAAGATCatttattatattgacaagagagCCGAGTGACCACAATGGAAATGCATGTGCTCAATAATTGAAGACAGGAACAGGTGGGGACCATTCTAGCTAATGAGAGGGCAGGTACGAGTGTGAACAACACGCACAACTAAAAGtcgtttttctcaaagttgcagAAATGCTACGTGCATCCACAtatatcagtacatttgtaaaagcttaaacattacgaaacttctattcgatcaaaaTCCTCAAGTAATTAGAAAATAAAATGGGATTATCTCACGGGGAAAGATTTTGGGCAAAGTAAAAGATCGCGCCTTCACGGCTTCATCTCGGTCTGTTATTTgttttatataaaaatataaaaacgtTGTTTATTAAAAAAGTCCAATTCTATGGGTAACACCTAAAGCCATAGTATCAGGCAAAAGCAATATGCTACAGTGCAGGTCTAACACAGCGGTTATTGTTGGAAAAGGTCTGTGTTTGCTGTATCCTTTGAAGAAAATAGGAAGAATTTGAACATTCATTCTAATATTAGGCTAATTTAGAAATAGTCTACATCTACGTTTGATTTAGGATATAAAAGGAATTGAACTTTGAGACGCAGTTCTGTAAACCTCTGTTTCATTCTCTAAGAGCACATGTTTCAATAGCATATGTAGCTTTTCCAGAATGCAGTCAAAACAAAAACTGTAGGGTTTAtcacacattttttttatatcaatTACATTTTCAGAATGAGGTATGGGAATAAAGTagtggacagagaaagaaaggctGGCTTTTGTAGAAATGGTATTTGATGATACACCTTTCGGTTTCAAATAACATATTGTACTTCACAAATGGTAGGTCAAAGTTGATTACATTAGATTAGAAATAACTACACAAAATCAGTAGCTACATACGTCTAACCATACATAGGTTATTAAGCTAAAACTGTGAAGTGGAAAATGTTTTACAGCTAATGAAAATAAATCAAAGACGACAGTAATAAAGTACCGTCCTAAACAACTTCAGTTCACATGACGTGATCTTCCACAACTGTTGACAGGGTGCTTTCATGGTGCTGGGTTATTGCTCAATACAGCCATGTAGTTGAAACATCATTGGTATTTATAAGAActagagctgtgttcgaatactcatactaactgcactaaccatactatttgtgatgGAAGTGGAGTATGTAGTAtggttattggtcatagtatggatatagttagtatgccagaaGTTCCCGGATGTCATACAAAATTTGCCAAAATACGTagtatacaagcagtggacatTATTTCCGTGCTGtcagggcccataatgcaattcttcagaaaacgGCCGTGACCTCACAACAttttcagatttaaaaaaaatggcagAAAAACATCTGTTTTTGAGTACAATTATTGTCCAACAAGTGTTTAAGGCCTTGATTGTTTAATGCTAACATTAGATTACTCATAAAAGTGTAATACAAATCTCCaaacatatttttgttttgttttatagctATATTAAATGCTCCAGGGCTAATTTAGTTAGTCATCTGGCATGGTTTTCTAGATTTTGAACATAAAATAACAATTATAAAGCTAACATTATCCATTAGGTCTAGCACAGCAAATACATTAATTGTTGAAGCAtatgttgcagaacagtgattacatTATTTGTTCAGAATATTGACAATAACACCAAAATCAATCTTAAAGGGAttagttcctctgtagagatgggagaaccttccagaaggacaaccatctctgcagcaccaatcaggcatttatggtagagtggccaaacggaagccacttctcagtaaaagccACTTGTcagcccatttggagtttgccaaaaggcacctaaaggactcttagtataagggcacaaggcgagaccaagatgcagacacgggaggcagatggtttgagtctttgaaATGTATTAgtatccaaggggcaggcaagagaatggtcatggacaggcaacaagatcataacaaggtcagagtccaggaggtacagagcgGCAGGCAGGTTCAGAGGGAGGGCAGGCAAgtgtcaaaaccgggaggactgaCACAAGAGAGATAAGAAAAATCAGGGGCACGGGAAATACACGCTGGTAGACTTGACATTACGaattggcacagagagacaggaaacacagggataaatacacctggGAAAAGAattgacacctggaggggtggagacaatcacaagtgAAACAGATCATGGTGTGAcacttagaccatgagaaacaagattctctggtctgatgaaaccaagactgaactctttggcctgaatgccacatgtcacctctggaggaaacctggcaaaatccctacggtgaatcatggtgatggcagcatcataccgttggaatgtttttcagtggcagggactgggagactagcaaggatcgagggaaagatgaacaaagaaaagtacagagatccttgatgaaaagctgctccagagcattcaggacctcagactgggggcgaaggtgcaacttctaacaggacaacgaccataagcacacagccaagacaacacaggactggctttgggacatgtctctgaatgtccttgagtggcccagccagagcccggacatgaacccgatcgatcatctctggagagaactgaaaatagctgtgtagcgatgctccacctccaacctgacagagcttgagaggatctgcagagatgaataggagaaactccacaaatacaagtgtgccaagcttgtagcatcatacccaagaacacttgaggctgtaatcactgccgaaggttcttcaacaaagtactgagcaaagggtctgaatacttatgtaaatgtgatatttccgtatttatttattttttatatagatttgcaaaaatgtctgaaaacctgtttttgctgtgtcattatgggatattgtgtgtatgctgatgaggggggaaaacaattaatcagttttagaataaggctttaacatcacaaaatgtggaaaaagtcaatgggtctgaatactttctgaatgcactgtatatgatcattaaggccagatcgttcttcaagatgttcagacGTTCATAGGTGacaagcagggtcaaataataatcacagtggttatagaggacacatgtcagcacctcaggagtaaatgtcagttaacTTTTCATAGCCcagcattcagaggttgagaGGTCGATGGAGAAACGAAACAGCAGGTCCCGGGATAAGGTAGCATGtctagtgaacaggtcagggttccatagctgcaggcagaacagcagaaactggagcagcagcatcaccaggtggactggggagtgttcaggccaggtagttctgaggcatggtcatagggctcaggtcctcacaTGCCCTGCCCAGACTATAGAAGCATATACaataccaatcaaaagtttggacacacctactcattcaacttatatttttactattttccacaatgtatagtaatagtgaagacatcaaaactatgaaaaatacacggaatcatgaagtaaccaaaaaagtgttaatcacatctatatttaaaatgtcagattcttcaaagtagccacgctttgcattgatgacaactttgcacactcttggcactctcaaccatcttcatctggaatgcttttccaaacagtcttggagttcccacatatgctgagcactttttggctgcttttccttcattctgcagcCCAAATCATCCCAATTTGGtaattggtattttattaggatccccattagctgttgcgataGCAGATACTCATCAATACTTGGTTGTAAATGTTGGTTGCAGTTGTGAAAAGAATATAGCAGCAATTATTGAAAATGCAATTGCTGATTAGGCTATTTCCCCCTTTAACCAGGTAGCCTACCCACTAGGAACTCATGTACCATATGGACACATTAACAATGTCGATCAATATTTTTTCCAGTTCAAGTTTAAGTTGAGCTTGCCTGTCAATTACCAAATGACAGTCAGTAAATTACCAGTAGCTCTGCAACCATATGACAGCCCCTCATGGTGAACGAGAGGCTTGAAGACTCATTGTATGGAGCATAGTTCATAATTTGCTGTAGGGGAACAATTGGGCATTATCAACTGAAATAAACTGAATCAGTACAGATTTATTAGGTGTCAGTTAAAGCCGAACTTCCCATCACAGCTGGTTAACAGGTTTGATTGACCTCTAGGCTGTCTAATAAACTTGTGATGCACAGAGTAAAGGTCCACAACTGTAGTTAACCATTTCAATTCTATGGAGTTTGAGTTGAAAGTTGGTCCCTAAATTGACATGGCACTATTACAAGATACAGTATGACACCCTCTGTGGTTAGAGGTAACATCCTTTATAAAACTCATGTTAGACTTCCCCTATTGTTACGACCCTTAGCCACTAGTAGGTCTACAATTGTCACTGGTATGAAGAAGCTCAGTAAAAGAGAAAAGCACCTGAATAGACTGACACAACATCTATTACTACAGGTCAACACTTAAAACCTTTAGTGatattttttaattgttttaCAAGAAGCCTTGCCTCAAATACAAGTAGTGTTGTAAACAGAAACATCTCAATACACCAGTTTAACACTCTCCCATCCCTATAAATGTAAAGCCAGTAGGATCTAGCAGAGAAGCCAGGAGTCCTGGTCTGAGGCTGGAGGCCGTAGCCTGGGGATGGAAGTGGTTTAGCTCTGGCCTCCCAGGGTGTGCTTGTCAAACAGGTACTCTGCCATCTTGTTTTTGACATCATCCATCTTGGTGAGGTTGGTGATGTGGTCTCCCAGCTTCTTAATGGCCTCCACCTGCTCATTCAGGTAATGGGTCTCCAGGAAGTCACACAGCTAAAGAGGGAAAACAGGTCAGACAAGAGAATGAATACAGACCATTGTAGATACAGTAACACACAAGAGCCTGGTGGTAATGGAATAAGGGAAGATAATGAGGTGTCTGCagtttattatttaactaggcaagtcagttaagaatacctCCTTATTTCCATTGGCATCCTAATgtggaacagtgggtcaactgccttgttcaggggcggaacatatttttaccttctcagctccgggattcaaaccagcaaccttagttactggcccaaagctctaaccactagacaacctgCTGCACCTTTTGCAAACATGCATTAACGGCATAGTGTGCATCTGTGGACTATTGTGTGCATGTTAAGCAGGTCACAATCATGTCATTAATTAGCAGAGATACAACCTGATCATCTCGTGGGACAGTACCTGTATTCTATGTGATACATACATGTGGTTCCACCATAACTTACATGGGGGTCAACCTTGTCAGAGGCAATCTTGTGTAGGTCCAGCAGGGCCTGGTTCACATTCTTCTCCAGCTGCAGAGCACACTGCATGGCCTCCAGCCCATTGCCCCACTCATCACGTTCTGGCTTCTACACAGGACAGAGTGAACACAGAAATGTTAATGACCACTAGCAGATGTTAAGATGAGGATAAAGTTTAGTTACACCCCTTACACTTTCAGTTCAGTGGTTAGAGGCAGTATGTTCAGGACTACAGGTTCTCTAGATCAACTTACTCCATGGAGGAGAGTGTGTACAAGTGGTAAAGACATTTAACAACCTACAATCTAAATGTGTTTTTCGACGCTCAGGCGCTCACCTTGATGTCCTGGAGTAAAATGCGTCCACCTCTCTTGTTCTGGAAGGAGAGTAGCTTTTCGGCGTGCTCCCGCTCCTCGTCGCTGTTCTCCTTGAAGAAGTGCGCGAAGCCACGCAGAGCCACATCGTCACGGGAGAAATAGAAAGCCTGGGGGGATAAACAAAACAGTGTGgttagaataaaaaataaaaatgtcaaacGTGAC
Proteins encoded in this window:
- the LOC116373390 gene encoding ferritin, middle subunit-like, which gives rise to MESQIRQNYHHDCEAAINRMINLEMFASYTYTSMAFYFSRDDVALRGFAHFFKENSDEEREHAEKLLSFQNKRGGRILLQDIKKPERDEWGNGLEAMQCALQLEKNVNQALLDLHKIASDKVDPHLCDFLETHYLNEQVEAIKKLGDHITNLTKMDDVKNKMAEYLFDKHTLGGQS